A DNA window from Brassica napus cultivar Da-Ae chromosome C1, Da-Ae, whole genome shotgun sequence contains the following coding sequences:
- the BNAC01G08670D gene encoding uncharacterized protein BNAC01G08670D isoform X3 yields the protein MSAPGKFDYSSGGPDRPLYRSNLASPMERSSSFRETMEHPVSSSHASMLRTTSPLAQTDVTNFFQCLRFDPKVVAADHKSIRQGDFKRHVNIALGIQGDESPSTTPRGKLTPSPITEEIKRLKAGLRENNVKARERVKIFNEASSVFNKFFPAVPTKKRSRPEGFSNDRLSSGPSLVKMGNQGQTLPGCFELDQQKVDERSKSGALNKRTRTSMMDVRSNAIVRQSALDRDKDSIRPSNHTAVQGEDRSSIGIDSWEKSKIKKKRSGTKTDGPSSLASNKAVDGYRELKQGIPKSAGDSRLRLNGDSNMSRHGAVNGAVPYGRSDSFSQQTGSAGRSLISRDSDHNSMYNEKRERAIGSDKERVNHRAINKSNIQDESNSPSPTSNPKISVSFRGPRSGSGLPPKLSPVVHNTPSPSDWDISGCTNKPPLLSGVPSRKRMTSNRSSSPPVTQWAGQRPQKISRSARRTNLIPIVSSNDDFPSPDNVSDVGFHRRSPAASPQMKFKAENSLSTTALSGSEESSPHEIKSKDKGKQSDEVDGKAALNVPKLSITGLQSRKNKLGDGVRRQGRTGRGFGSTRAVNPMGVMRHGTAKQLRSSRNGSDTNESRVGRPPTRKLSDRKAYKRQRSTSSNAAPIDFLVGSDDGHEELLAAVNSAINFAQNFPSSFWKQMERYFCFISDAHINFVKQLGDRSAMGTSTTTPVGTASDFDGRDIFPEEVTTSREDSKAAPLYQRLLSALISEDSTDADLQFGAEDESELNVLNHMVESNGYRSDRLEFDELEDDVSVMTLKGVNSSAQNVNGRFSDHLSMDFSDIPYENLGIDEKIYMEAQSIGICLEPMANISSVEDEGIVDEIKTLEEAIYEGCKKKEMLNRLLKPALEMKERQEKGFDRLGYEKLVEMAYQKSKASRRHHSASGKSSANKISKQAAFAFVKRTLARCREFEETGKSCFSESTFKNTLVTGLTQIEDNPMDKEPMGSQQPSSSLALRMTHDTENYANSSGNALREEKDETMWSNRMKERELLLNDVGGAPLSSSTKGKRSDRDRDGKGHASSSRGGGTNKVGRPALSNNAKGERKTKTKPRQKTTPMFSSPSTSVNNLEQNRTSQSKPTNSNNSEFSNLETLDESEPLDLSGLQIPDGLGGPDDFDAQAGDLSSWLNIDDDVLQDNDIDLLGLQIPMDDLSDLNMMV from the exons ATGTCAGCACCTGGGAAGTTTGATTATTCTTCTGGTGGACCAGATAGGCCTTTATACAGGTCTAACTTAGCTTCACCGATGGAAAGATCTAGTAGCTTTCGCGAGACGATGGAGCATCCTGTCTCATCTTCTCACGCGAGCATGTTGAGGACCACTTCACCATTAGCACAAACCGATGTTACAAATTTCTTTCAGTGTTTGCGTTTTGATCCTAAGGTGGTCGCCGCAGATCACAAGTCCATTCGTCAAGGTGACTTTAAGCGTCATGTGAATATTGCTCTTGGAATTCAAGGGGATGAATCTCCAAGCACAACGCCGAGAGGGAAGTTAACTCCATCCCCTATAACAGAAGAGATCAAAAGACTAAAGGCTGGTCTACGTGAAAACAACGTGAAGGCCAG GGAGCGTGTGAAAATCTTCAACGAAGCTTCGTCTGTATTTAACAAGTTTTTTCCTGCTGTACCTACAAAGAAAAGGTCTCGGCCAGAAGGGTTTTCCAATGATCGCTTGTCTTCAGGGCCAAGTTTAGTGAAAATGGGAAATCAAGGTCAGACTCTGCCTGGTTGTTTTGAGCTTGACCAGCAAAAGGTGGACGAACGATCTAAAAGTGGTGCATTAAATAAGCGGACACGTACTTCCATG ATGGATGTTCGAAGTAATGCTATTGTTCGGCAATCAGCTCTAGATAGGGATAAAGACTCAATAAGACCTTCAAATCATACTGCAGTCCAGGGTGAAGATCGATCTTCAATTGGTATTGATAGTTGGGAAAAGtcgaaaataaagaaaaaacgaTCTGGCACTAAAACAGATGGTCCTTCTAGTTTGGCCTCAAACAAAGCTGTTGATGGTTATAGGGAGTTGAAGCAGGGCATACCGAAATCAGCTGGTGATTCCAGGTTAAGATTGAATGGTGACTCAAACATGTCAAG GCATGGGGCGGTGAATGGTGCTGTTCCATATGGAAGATCTGATAGCTTCTCTCAGCAGACAGGTTCGGCAGGGCGTTCCTTGATCTCCAGGGATTCTGATCACAATTCGATGTACAATGAGAAGAGGGAACGAGCTATTGGCTCAGATAAGGAAAGGGTGAACCACAGGGCTATCAACAA GTCAAATATTCAGGATGAATCCAATTCTCCAAGCCCAACTTCAAACCCAAAAATAAGTGTTTCATTTCGTGGTCCGAGATCAGGATCAGGGCTACCGCCGAAACTTTCTCCGGTTGTCCATAACACTCCTTCTCCAAGTGATTGGGATATTTCTGGCTGTACAAACAAACCTCCATTGTTGTCTGGGGTTCCCAGTCGCAAGCGTATGACATCAAATCGGTCTTCATCACCACCTGTCACTCAATGGGCCGGTCAAAGACCACAAAAGATATCCCGTTCCGCAAGGAGAACGAACTTGATCCCCATCGTTTCAAGCAATGACGACTTTCCTTCACCAGATAACGTGTCAGATGTTGGATTTCATAGACGCTCGCCAGCAGCTTCTCCGCAAATGAAGTTTAAAGCTGAGAATAGCTTGTCTACAACAGCGTTATCAGGAAGTGAAGAATCTAGCCCCCATGAGATCAAATCTAAAGACAAGGGAAAGCAATCTGATGAGGTCGATGGGAAAGCTGCTCTGAATGTTCCTAAACTCTCCATCACTGGTTTACAATCCAGGAAAAACAAGCTTGGGGACGGTGTAAGGAGACAAGGAAGGACGGGCCGCGGCTTTGGTTCAACAAGGGCTGTCAACCCAATGGGAGTTATGAGACATGGAACAGCAAAACAACTTCGCAGTTCAAGAAATGGTTCTGACACGAATGAAAG TAGGGTAGGTCGCCCACCCACTAGGAAACTCTCTGACCGCAAAGCTTACAAACGTCAGAGAAGTACATCGTCAAATGCTGCTCCAATCGATTTTCTTG TTGGCTCAGATGATGGGCATGAAGAGCTACTAGCTGCTGTTAACTCGGCTATAAACTTTG CTCAGAATTTTCCTAGCTCTTTCTGGAAGCAAATGGAGCGATACTTTTGCTTTATATCTGATGCACATATCAATTTCGTGAAACAGCTG GGTGACCGCTCCGCCATGGGTACTAGTACTACTACACCAGTCGGGACAGCTTCAGATTTCGATGGTCGTGACATATTTCCCGAGGAAGTTACAACCAGCAGAGAGGATTCTAAAGCTGCGCCTCTTTATCAGAGATTGCTATCAGCTCTGATTTCGGAGGACTCAACAGATGCAGATTTACAATTTGGAGCGGAGGATGAGTCAGAACTCAATGTTTTGAACCATATGGTGGAGTCCAATGGTTATAGGAGTGATAGACTGGAATTTGATGAGCTAGAAGATGATGTGTCTGTTATGACGCTCAAGGGTGTTAATAGCTCAGCTCAAAATGTCAATGGAAGATTTTCAGATCATTTATCAATGGACTTCTCAGACATTCCATATGAAAATTTGGGGATAGATGAGAAGATTTATATGGAAGCTCAGTCTATTGGAATTTGCTTGGAACCCATG GCTAATATTTCAAGCGTGGAGGATGAAGGAATTGTTGACGAGATCAAAACGCTAGAGGAGGCCATCTACGAG GGTtgtaagaagaaagagatgttGAATCGGCTACTAAAGCCTGCCTTAGAAATGAAAGAACGTCAGGAGAA ggggtTTGACCGGCTCGGATATGAAAAACTCGTCGAAATGGCATATCAAAAGAGCAAG GCAAGTCGGCGCCATCACTCCGCAAGTGGAAAGAGTTCGGCTAACAAGATATCAAAGCAAGCCGCATTTGCTTTCGTGAAAAGGACGCTTGCAAGATGTCGTGAATTCGAAGAGACAGGCAAAAGCTGCTTTAGTGAGTCTACATTTAAGAATACCCTCGTTACCGGGCTGACACAAATCGAAGATAACCCCATGGACAAGGAGCCGATGGGATCACAACAACCGAGCTCATCATTGGCATTACGAATGACGCATGACACGGAGAATTACGCCAATTCTTCTGGAAATGCTTTACGGGAAGAGAAAGATGAAACAATGTGGTCAAACAGAATGAAGGAGAGAGAGCTGCTACTAAATGATGTGGGTGGGGCACCACTTTCAAGCAGTACAAAAGGAAAGAGAAGTGATAGGGACAGAGATGGAAAAGGACATGCTTCTTCATCAAGAGGTGGAGGAACTAACAAGGTTGGTCGCCCTGCACTGTCCAATAATGCCAAGGGTGAacggaaaacaaaaacaaaaccgaGGCAGAAAACAACTCCGatgttttcttctccttctactTCTGTCAATAACCTGGAGCAGAACAGAACATCACAGTCCAAACCAACTAATAGCAACAACAGCGAGTTTAGTAACTTGGAGACACTGGACGAGTCAGAGCCTCTCGACCTATCTGGCCTGCAGATACCGGACGGTTTAGGTGGTCCAGATGATTTCGATGCGCAAGCAGGAGATCTAAGCTCATGGTTGAACATCGATGACGATGTGTTACAAGATAATGATATAGATCTCCTTGGACTTCAAATACCCATGGATGACCTTTCAGACTTAAACATGATGGTATAA
- the BNAC01G08670D gene encoding uncharacterized protein BNAC01G08670D isoform X1 has translation MSAPGKFDYSSGGPDRPLYRSNLASPMERSSSFRETMEHPVSSSHASMLRTTSPLAQTDVTNFFQCLRFDPKVVAADHKSIRQGDFKRHVNIALGIQGDESPSTTPRGKLTPSPITEEIKRLKAGLRENNVKARERVKIFNEASSVFNKFFPAVPTKKRSRPEGFSNDRLSSGPSLVKMGNQGQTLPGCFELDQQKVDERSKSGALNKRTRTSMMDVRSNAIVRQSALDRDKDSIRPSNHTAVQGEDRSSIGIDSWEKSKIKKKRSGTKTDGPSSLASNKAVDGYRELKQGIPKSAGDSRLRLNGDSNMSRHGAVNGAVPYGRSDSFSQQTGSAGRSLISRDSDHNSMYNEKRERAIGSDKERVNHRAINKSNIQDESNSPSPTSNPKISVSFRGPRSGSGLPPKLSPVVHNTPSPSDWDISGCTNKPPLLSGVPSRKRMTSNRSSSPPVTQWAGQRPQKISRSARRTNLIPIVSSNDDFPSPDNVSDVGFHRRSPAASPQMKFKAENSLSTTALSGSEESSPHEIKSKDKGKQSDEVDGKAALNVPKLSITGLQSRKNKLGDGVRRQGRTGRGFGSTRAVNPMGVMRHGTAKQLRSSRNGSDTNESRVGRPPTRKLSDRKAYKRQRSTSSNAAPIDFLVGSDDGHEELLAAVNSAINFAQNFPSSFWKQMERYFCFISDAHINFVKQLGDRSAMGTSTTTPVGTASDFDGRDIFPEEVTTSREDSKAAPLYQRLLSALISEDSTDADLQFGAEDESELNVLNHMVESNGYRSDRLEFDELEDDVSVMTLKGVNSSAQNVNGRFSDHLSMDFSDIPYENLGIDEKIYMEAQSIGICLEPMANISSVEDEGIVDEIKTLEEAIYEVGCKKKEMLNRLLKPALEMKERQEKGFDRLGYEKLVEMAYQKSKASRRHHSASGKSSANKISKQAAFAFVKRTLARCREFEETGKSCFSESTFKNTLVTGLTQIEDNPMDKEPMGSQQPSSSLALRMTHDTENYANSSGNALREEKDETMWSNRMKERELLLNDVGGAPLSSSTKGKRSDRDRDGKGHASSSRGGGTNKVGRPALSNNAKGERKTKTKPRQKTTPMFSSPSTSVNNLEQNRTSQSKPTNSNNSEFSNLETLDESEPLDLSGLQIPDGLGGPDDFDAQAGDLSSWLNIDDDVLQDNDIDLLGLQIPMDDLSDLNMMV, from the exons ATGTCAGCACCTGGGAAGTTTGATTATTCTTCTGGTGGACCAGATAGGCCTTTATACAGGTCTAACTTAGCTTCACCGATGGAAAGATCTAGTAGCTTTCGCGAGACGATGGAGCATCCTGTCTCATCTTCTCACGCGAGCATGTTGAGGACCACTTCACCATTAGCACAAACCGATGTTACAAATTTCTTTCAGTGTTTGCGTTTTGATCCTAAGGTGGTCGCCGCAGATCACAAGTCCATTCGTCAAGGTGACTTTAAGCGTCATGTGAATATTGCTCTTGGAATTCAAGGGGATGAATCTCCAAGCACAACGCCGAGAGGGAAGTTAACTCCATCCCCTATAACAGAAGAGATCAAAAGACTAAAGGCTGGTCTACGTGAAAACAACGTGAAGGCCAG GGAGCGTGTGAAAATCTTCAACGAAGCTTCGTCTGTATTTAACAAGTTTTTTCCTGCTGTACCTACAAAGAAAAGGTCTCGGCCAGAAGGGTTTTCCAATGATCGCTTGTCTTCAGGGCCAAGTTTAGTGAAAATGGGAAATCAAGGTCAGACTCTGCCTGGTTGTTTTGAGCTTGACCAGCAAAAGGTGGACGAACGATCTAAAAGTGGTGCATTAAATAAGCGGACACGTACTTCCATG ATGGATGTTCGAAGTAATGCTATTGTTCGGCAATCAGCTCTAGATAGGGATAAAGACTCAATAAGACCTTCAAATCATACTGCAGTCCAGGGTGAAGATCGATCTTCAATTGGTATTGATAGTTGGGAAAAGtcgaaaataaagaaaaaacgaTCTGGCACTAAAACAGATGGTCCTTCTAGTTTGGCCTCAAACAAAGCTGTTGATGGTTATAGGGAGTTGAAGCAGGGCATACCGAAATCAGCTGGTGATTCCAGGTTAAGATTGAATGGTGACTCAAACATGTCAAG GCATGGGGCGGTGAATGGTGCTGTTCCATATGGAAGATCTGATAGCTTCTCTCAGCAGACAGGTTCGGCAGGGCGTTCCTTGATCTCCAGGGATTCTGATCACAATTCGATGTACAATGAGAAGAGGGAACGAGCTATTGGCTCAGATAAGGAAAGGGTGAACCACAGGGCTATCAACAA GTCAAATATTCAGGATGAATCCAATTCTCCAAGCCCAACTTCAAACCCAAAAATAAGTGTTTCATTTCGTGGTCCGAGATCAGGATCAGGGCTACCGCCGAAACTTTCTCCGGTTGTCCATAACACTCCTTCTCCAAGTGATTGGGATATTTCTGGCTGTACAAACAAACCTCCATTGTTGTCTGGGGTTCCCAGTCGCAAGCGTATGACATCAAATCGGTCTTCATCACCACCTGTCACTCAATGGGCCGGTCAAAGACCACAAAAGATATCCCGTTCCGCAAGGAGAACGAACTTGATCCCCATCGTTTCAAGCAATGACGACTTTCCTTCACCAGATAACGTGTCAGATGTTGGATTTCATAGACGCTCGCCAGCAGCTTCTCCGCAAATGAAGTTTAAAGCTGAGAATAGCTTGTCTACAACAGCGTTATCAGGAAGTGAAGAATCTAGCCCCCATGAGATCAAATCTAAAGACAAGGGAAAGCAATCTGATGAGGTCGATGGGAAAGCTGCTCTGAATGTTCCTAAACTCTCCATCACTGGTTTACAATCCAGGAAAAACAAGCTTGGGGACGGTGTAAGGAGACAAGGAAGGACGGGCCGCGGCTTTGGTTCAACAAGGGCTGTCAACCCAATGGGAGTTATGAGACATGGAACAGCAAAACAACTTCGCAGTTCAAGAAATGGTTCTGACACGAATGAAAG TAGGGTAGGTCGCCCACCCACTAGGAAACTCTCTGACCGCAAAGCTTACAAACGTCAGAGAAGTACATCGTCAAATGCTGCTCCAATCGATTTTCTTG TTGGCTCAGATGATGGGCATGAAGAGCTACTAGCTGCTGTTAACTCGGCTATAAACTTTG CTCAGAATTTTCCTAGCTCTTTCTGGAAGCAAATGGAGCGATACTTTTGCTTTATATCTGATGCACATATCAATTTCGTGAAACAGCTG GGTGACCGCTCCGCCATGGGTACTAGTACTACTACACCAGTCGGGACAGCTTCAGATTTCGATGGTCGTGACATATTTCCCGAGGAAGTTACAACCAGCAGAGAGGATTCTAAAGCTGCGCCTCTTTATCAGAGATTGCTATCAGCTCTGATTTCGGAGGACTCAACAGATGCAGATTTACAATTTGGAGCGGAGGATGAGTCAGAACTCAATGTTTTGAACCATATGGTGGAGTCCAATGGTTATAGGAGTGATAGACTGGAATTTGATGAGCTAGAAGATGATGTGTCTGTTATGACGCTCAAGGGTGTTAATAGCTCAGCTCAAAATGTCAATGGAAGATTTTCAGATCATTTATCAATGGACTTCTCAGACATTCCATATGAAAATTTGGGGATAGATGAGAAGATTTATATGGAAGCTCAGTCTATTGGAATTTGCTTGGAACCCATG GCTAATATTTCAAGCGTGGAGGATGAAGGAATTGTTGACGAGATCAAAACGCTAGAGGAGGCCATCTACGAGGTG GGTtgtaagaagaaagagatgttGAATCGGCTACTAAAGCCTGCCTTAGAAATGAAAGAACGTCAGGAGAA ggggtTTGACCGGCTCGGATATGAAAAACTCGTCGAAATGGCATATCAAAAGAGCAAG GCAAGTCGGCGCCATCACTCCGCAAGTGGAAAGAGTTCGGCTAACAAGATATCAAAGCAAGCCGCATTTGCTTTCGTGAAAAGGACGCTTGCAAGATGTCGTGAATTCGAAGAGACAGGCAAAAGCTGCTTTAGTGAGTCTACATTTAAGAATACCCTCGTTACCGGGCTGACACAAATCGAAGATAACCCCATGGACAAGGAGCCGATGGGATCACAACAACCGAGCTCATCATTGGCATTACGAATGACGCATGACACGGAGAATTACGCCAATTCTTCTGGAAATGCTTTACGGGAAGAGAAAGATGAAACAATGTGGTCAAACAGAATGAAGGAGAGAGAGCTGCTACTAAATGATGTGGGTGGGGCACCACTTTCAAGCAGTACAAAAGGAAAGAGAAGTGATAGGGACAGAGATGGAAAAGGACATGCTTCTTCATCAAGAGGTGGAGGAACTAACAAGGTTGGTCGCCCTGCACTGTCCAATAATGCCAAGGGTGAacggaaaacaaaaacaaaaccgaGGCAGAAAACAACTCCGatgttttcttctccttctactTCTGTCAATAACCTGGAGCAGAACAGAACATCACAGTCCAAACCAACTAATAGCAACAACAGCGAGTTTAGTAACTTGGAGACACTGGACGAGTCAGAGCCTCTCGACCTATCTGGCCTGCAGATACCGGACGGTTTAGGTGGTCCAGATGATTTCGATGCGCAAGCAGGAGATCTAAGCTCATGGTTGAACATCGATGACGATGTGTTACAAGATAATGATATAGATCTCCTTGGACTTCAAATACCCATGGATGACCTTTCAGACTTAAACATGATGGTATAA
- the BNAC01G08670D gene encoding uncharacterized protein BNAC01G08670D isoform X2 has translation MSAPGKFDYSSGGPDRPLYRSNLASPMERSSSFRETMEHPVSSSHASMLRTTSPLAQTDVTNFFQCLRFDPKVVAADHKSIRQGDFKRHVNIALGIQGDESPSTTPRGKLTPSPITEEIKRLKAGLRENNVKARERVKIFNEASSVFNKFFPAVPTKKRSRPEGFSNDRLSSGPSLVKMGNQGQTLPGCFELDQQKVDERSKSGALNKRTRTSMMDVRSNAIVRQSALDRDKDSIRPSNHTAVQGEDRSSIGIDSWEKSKIKKKRSGTKTDGPSSLASNKAVDGYRELKQGIPKSAGDSRLRLNGDSNMSRHGAVNGAVPYGRSDSFSQQTGSAGRSLISRDSDHNSMYNEKRERAIGSDKERVNHRAINKSNIQDESNSPSPTSNPKISVSFRGPRSGSGLPPKLSPVVHNTPSPSDWDISGCTNKPPLLSGVPSRKRMTSNRSSSPPVTQWAGQRPQKISRSARRTNLIPIVSSNDDFPSPDNVSDVGFHRRSPAASPQMKFKAENSLSTTALSGSEESSPHEIKSKDKGKQSDEVDGKAALNVPKLSITGLQSRKNKLGDGVRRQGRTGRGFGSTRAVNPMGVMRHGTAKQLRSSRNGSDTNERVGRPPTRKLSDRKAYKRQRSTSSNAAPIDFLVGSDDGHEELLAAVNSAINFAQNFPSSFWKQMERYFCFISDAHINFVKQLGDRSAMGTSTTTPVGTASDFDGRDIFPEEVTTSREDSKAAPLYQRLLSALISEDSTDADLQFGAEDESELNVLNHMVESNGYRSDRLEFDELEDDVSVMTLKGVNSSAQNVNGRFSDHLSMDFSDIPYENLGIDEKIYMEAQSIGICLEPMANISSVEDEGIVDEIKTLEEAIYEVGCKKKEMLNRLLKPALEMKERQEKGFDRLGYEKLVEMAYQKSKASRRHHSASGKSSANKISKQAAFAFVKRTLARCREFEETGKSCFSESTFKNTLVTGLTQIEDNPMDKEPMGSQQPSSSLALRMTHDTENYANSSGNALREEKDETMWSNRMKERELLLNDVGGAPLSSSTKGKRSDRDRDGKGHASSSRGGGTNKVGRPALSNNAKGERKTKTKPRQKTTPMFSSPSTSVNNLEQNRTSQSKPTNSNNSEFSNLETLDESEPLDLSGLQIPDGLGGPDDFDAQAGDLSSWLNIDDDVLQDNDIDLLGLQIPMDDLSDLNMMV, from the exons ATGTCAGCACCTGGGAAGTTTGATTATTCTTCTGGTGGACCAGATAGGCCTTTATACAGGTCTAACTTAGCTTCACCGATGGAAAGATCTAGTAGCTTTCGCGAGACGATGGAGCATCCTGTCTCATCTTCTCACGCGAGCATGTTGAGGACCACTTCACCATTAGCACAAACCGATGTTACAAATTTCTTTCAGTGTTTGCGTTTTGATCCTAAGGTGGTCGCCGCAGATCACAAGTCCATTCGTCAAGGTGACTTTAAGCGTCATGTGAATATTGCTCTTGGAATTCAAGGGGATGAATCTCCAAGCACAACGCCGAGAGGGAAGTTAACTCCATCCCCTATAACAGAAGAGATCAAAAGACTAAAGGCTGGTCTACGTGAAAACAACGTGAAGGCCAG GGAGCGTGTGAAAATCTTCAACGAAGCTTCGTCTGTATTTAACAAGTTTTTTCCTGCTGTACCTACAAAGAAAAGGTCTCGGCCAGAAGGGTTTTCCAATGATCGCTTGTCTTCAGGGCCAAGTTTAGTGAAAATGGGAAATCAAGGTCAGACTCTGCCTGGTTGTTTTGAGCTTGACCAGCAAAAGGTGGACGAACGATCTAAAAGTGGTGCATTAAATAAGCGGACACGTACTTCCATG ATGGATGTTCGAAGTAATGCTATTGTTCGGCAATCAGCTCTAGATAGGGATAAAGACTCAATAAGACCTTCAAATCATACTGCAGTCCAGGGTGAAGATCGATCTTCAATTGGTATTGATAGTTGGGAAAAGtcgaaaataaagaaaaaacgaTCTGGCACTAAAACAGATGGTCCTTCTAGTTTGGCCTCAAACAAAGCTGTTGATGGTTATAGGGAGTTGAAGCAGGGCATACCGAAATCAGCTGGTGATTCCAGGTTAAGATTGAATGGTGACTCAAACATGTCAAG GCATGGGGCGGTGAATGGTGCTGTTCCATATGGAAGATCTGATAGCTTCTCTCAGCAGACAGGTTCGGCAGGGCGTTCCTTGATCTCCAGGGATTCTGATCACAATTCGATGTACAATGAGAAGAGGGAACGAGCTATTGGCTCAGATAAGGAAAGGGTGAACCACAGGGCTATCAACAA GTCAAATATTCAGGATGAATCCAATTCTCCAAGCCCAACTTCAAACCCAAAAATAAGTGTTTCATTTCGTGGTCCGAGATCAGGATCAGGGCTACCGCCGAAACTTTCTCCGGTTGTCCATAACACTCCTTCTCCAAGTGATTGGGATATTTCTGGCTGTACAAACAAACCTCCATTGTTGTCTGGGGTTCCCAGTCGCAAGCGTATGACATCAAATCGGTCTTCATCACCACCTGTCACTCAATGGGCCGGTCAAAGACCACAAAAGATATCCCGTTCCGCAAGGAGAACGAACTTGATCCCCATCGTTTCAAGCAATGACGACTTTCCTTCACCAGATAACGTGTCAGATGTTGGATTTCATAGACGCTCGCCAGCAGCTTCTCCGCAAATGAAGTTTAAAGCTGAGAATAGCTTGTCTACAACAGCGTTATCAGGAAGTGAAGAATCTAGCCCCCATGAGATCAAATCTAAAGACAAGGGAAAGCAATCTGATGAGGTCGATGGGAAAGCTGCTCTGAATGTTCCTAAACTCTCCATCACTGGTTTACAATCCAGGAAAAACAAGCTTGGGGACGGTGTAAGGAGACAAGGAAGGACGGGCCGCGGCTTTGGTTCAACAAGGGCTGTCAACCCAATGGGAGTTATGAGACATGGAACAGCAAAACAACTTCGCAGTTCAAGAAATGGTTCTGACACGAATGAAAG GGTAGGTCGCCCACCCACTAGGAAACTCTCTGACCGCAAAGCTTACAAACGTCAGAGAAGTACATCGTCAAATGCTGCTCCAATCGATTTTCTTG TTGGCTCAGATGATGGGCATGAAGAGCTACTAGCTGCTGTTAACTCGGCTATAAACTTTG CTCAGAATTTTCCTAGCTCTTTCTGGAAGCAAATGGAGCGATACTTTTGCTTTATATCTGATGCACATATCAATTTCGTGAAACAGCTG GGTGACCGCTCCGCCATGGGTACTAGTACTACTACACCAGTCGGGACAGCTTCAGATTTCGATGGTCGTGACATATTTCCCGAGGAAGTTACAACCAGCAGAGAGGATTCTAAAGCTGCGCCTCTTTATCAGAGATTGCTATCAGCTCTGATTTCGGAGGACTCAACAGATGCAGATTTACAATTTGGAGCGGAGGATGAGTCAGAACTCAATGTTTTGAACCATATGGTGGAGTCCAATGGTTATAGGAGTGATAGACTGGAATTTGATGAGCTAGAAGATGATGTGTCTGTTATGACGCTCAAGGGTGTTAATAGCTCAGCTCAAAATGTCAATGGAAGATTTTCAGATCATTTATCAATGGACTTCTCAGACATTCCATATGAAAATTTGGGGATAGATGAGAAGATTTATATGGAAGCTCAGTCTATTGGAATTTGCTTGGAACCCATG GCTAATATTTCAAGCGTGGAGGATGAAGGAATTGTTGACGAGATCAAAACGCTAGAGGAGGCCATCTACGAGGTG GGTtgtaagaagaaagagatgttGAATCGGCTACTAAAGCCTGCCTTAGAAATGAAAGAACGTCAGGAGAA ggggtTTGACCGGCTCGGATATGAAAAACTCGTCGAAATGGCATATCAAAAGAGCAAG GCAAGTCGGCGCCATCACTCCGCAAGTGGAAAGAGTTCGGCTAACAAGATATCAAAGCAAGCCGCATTTGCTTTCGTGAAAAGGACGCTTGCAAGATGTCGTGAATTCGAAGAGACAGGCAAAAGCTGCTTTAGTGAGTCTACATTTAAGAATACCCTCGTTACCGGGCTGACACAAATCGAAGATAACCCCATGGACAAGGAGCCGATGGGATCACAACAACCGAGCTCATCATTGGCATTACGAATGACGCATGACACGGAGAATTACGCCAATTCTTCTGGAAATGCTTTACGGGAAGAGAAAGATGAAACAATGTGGTCAAACAGAATGAAGGAGAGAGAGCTGCTACTAAATGATGTGGGTGGGGCACCACTTTCAAGCAGTACAAAAGGAAAGAGAAGTGATAGGGACAGAGATGGAAAAGGACATGCTTCTTCATCAAGAGGTGGAGGAACTAACAAGGTTGGTCGCCCTGCACTGTCCAATAATGCCAAGGGTGAacggaaaacaaaaacaaaaccgaGGCAGAAAACAACTCCGatgttttcttctccttctactTCTGTCAATAACCTGGAGCAGAACAGAACATCACAGTCCAAACCAACTAATAGCAACAACAGCGAGTTTAGTAACTTGGAGACACTGGACGAGTCAGAGCCTCTCGACCTATCTGGCCTGCAGATACCGGACGGTTTAGGTGGTCCAGATGATTTCGATGCGCAAGCAGGAGATCTAAGCTCATGGTTGAACATCGATGACGATGTGTTACAAGATAATGATATAGATCTCCTTGGACTTCAAATACCCATGGATGACCTTTCAGACTTAAACATGATGGTATAA